TGGATATCCGATCAGTAAAGGCCCGCTTCCAATTCGTACTGGACGAACCGAACGACGTCCGTTTCGACCCCGACCTCGCAGGAGGGAGCCTCATGGACGTCGGCAGTTACGCAGTCAACATTGTTCGATTGTTCCTCGGGGAACCGGAGCAAGTGTACGCGACGACAACCACGATGCACAACGGCGTCGAAACGGAACTGACCGCGATCCTCGAATACGAAGACGGTGTGACAGCGGAGATATCTTCCTCGTTCACGACACAGCCCACACAACACTGCCGTATCGAAGCGACGAACGGATGGCTCGAAGCAGCCGAACCATTCCTCCCACAAAGCGACGACGGAACGACACTGGAGTATCAAATCGACGATCGTCGTGCCACGGAATACTTCGACCACGTAAACCAGTACGTACTCGAAATCGAGCAGTTCGTCGACTGCATCGAAACCGAATCGTCCCCGGAGACCGACGCGGACGATGCAACCCGAACGATGGAGGTCATCGACGCTCTATATCAAAGCGCGGACGAAAACCGACCTGTTTCACTCTGAGCAGTAGACCTACCCGATTTTGAGTACGTTAGGTGCCAGATAGATGTCACTCGGTCACGGAAAAACGGACAGCAGACTGGTAAATCGGAGTGAAGCGATATTACCGAGAGTAGTATCAAAAGTACGTAAGCGATCACAGATGGGAGAGCGATCGCTCGGAGGTCAGTAATTCGAAAAGCCAAGGGCCGGATTTGAACCGGCGATGGGCGGCTCTGCAGGCCGCTGCGTTCGGCCGGACTCTGCCACCTTGGCGCAGTCTCTTCTTTGAAGTCG
The genomic region above belongs to Haladaptatus sp. R4 and contains:
- a CDS encoding Gfo/Idh/MocA family protein, whose translation is MKFGIISTANIGTETVIPAIQETEHEVVAIASRNRARAQEVAEQLGIPRAYETYEELLDDDEIEAVYNPLPNALHAKWTKRAADHGLHVLCEKPLAVDADEARELGQYCDERGVTLMEAFMYRYHPRTRRAAELCRELDIRSVKARFQFVLDEPNDVRFDPDLAGGSLMDVGSYAVNIVRLFLGEPEQVYATTTTMHNGVETELTAILEYEDGVTAEISSSFTTQPTQHCRIEATNGWLEAAEPFLPQSDDGTTLEYQIDDRRATEYFDHVNQYVLEIEQFVDCIETESSPETDADDATRTMEVIDALYQSADENRPVSL